One Topomyia yanbarensis strain Yona2022 unplaced genomic scaffold, ASM3024719v1 HiC_scaffold_480, whole genome shotgun sequence genomic region harbors:
- the LOC131695623 gene encoding amyloid-beta A4 precursor protein-binding family A member 2-like isoform X5 produces the protein MSYANGTQLKSSSATTAGSGGTTNGTGGSGPPRHPPPPGRPQNYTIYSKDSDRLLWEMRAINHRTPNTTPASTVLNSPDLTDLDTKMRYQHSTLMQHHQIKVGRSPVGSGGNNDSNNSTNPSSPTQIGGPGGAVLLGGHQSGRQQQFSSFSMLSDGDIVVFDDIESGGGWRMSSSRDILGSSPVPSESEEGCGDGGGREDENEKKYYDVDSTKVQRIIGGLTIAEYEGSPRRFGPIDRNDVSPHGGAATGRTSAMPKPGFPKRVISPCPSETPPEQSSESHPELINLNDDNEYGGEDPASGRNTTDSKFNLSYADYFATNNDLDEGDRGNQTPTNLLLTSTDAADDNDGGAVDDYFFAYATTTTTNRNAQSNAYVGQRLATKQRRREWEADPSSPSRDDENQDDQDRNATIGAHLSNNYPYYQKYSNTHYRYGVASVQQTELHNQQRYYHSHQGHYQGYGSVSGGGGDGRGGEAQDIELYIEPGSGVESELDQQHQQQHQHPLDDSKLRNFTLSPETTDYDSNCGDLDSEVSLRYIGNEYGLSGDLNGLSGHVGSGGNGDSGTDYGRLYSSMPILEDGLSSGHASDTENNLPPPGSGISIVMDQQSVNVGADSEQDTGNLRISSSQLVATDVDQCDQVQELDSCDEVQEAIKDIKAALQKTKILPSIEGTSVLVPDQEGTSSISPVWVPRSYDKSRESLDSDQPAKLLSADEEEADTDLETDRLLGQQRLDEHGFVDEKDPDKKSKCKTKEVLIEGVLFRARYLGSTQLVCEGQPTKSTRMMQAEEAVSRIKAPEGETQPSTEVDLFISTEKIMVLNTDLKEIMMDHALRTISYIADIGDLVVLMARRRFVPQDTGDPGGDPAAPLTTGQQQVTINSSSNSNADAGGGGGGGGGSSPPPKKPISRGNRTPKMICHVFESDEAQFIAQSIGQAFQVAYMEFLKANGIEDHSFMKEMDYQEVLNSQEIFGDELEIFAKKELQKEVVVPKAKGEILGVVIVESGWGSMLPTVVIANLASTGAAARCGQLNIGDQIIAINGLSLVGLPLSTCQGYIKNTKTQTAVKFTVVPCAPVVEVRIKRPNTKYQLGFSVQNGVICSLLRGGIAERGGVRVGHRIIEINSQSVVAVPHEKIVNLLATSVGEIHMKTMPTSMFRLLTGQENPIYI, from the exons ATGTCCTACGCAAACGGTACCCAGCTCAAGTCATCCTCCGCTACCACAGCGGGTAGTGGAGGGACAACCAATGGCACCGGTGGCTCTGGACCACCTCGTCATCCCCCGCCACCAGGACGTCCCCAAAACTACACCATCTACAGTAAAGATTCCGATCGGCTACTCTGGGAAATGCGAGCGATCAATCACCGAACGCCAAACACAACCCCTGCCAGTACCGTGCTCAATTCACCGGATCTTACAGATCTGGACACGAAAATGCGCTACCAGCACAGTACCCTGATGCAGCACCATCAGATTAAGGTCGGTCGCAGCCCGGTTGGTTCCGGTGGAAACAATGACAGCAACAACTCTACCAATCCATCAAGTCCGACACAGATCGGCGGTCCTGGAGGAGCCGTGCTGTTGGGGGGACACCAAAGCGGTCGGCAGCAACAGTTCTCTTCGTTTTCTATGCTGTCCGACGGAGATATTGTTGTGTTCGATGATATCGAATCGGGTGGTGGTTGGAGAATGAGTAGCAGTCGGGATATTCTGGGGAGCTCTCCGGTTCCTTCCGAGAGTGAGGAAGGTTGCGGTGATGGTGGTGGAAGAGAAGACGAAAATGAGAAGAAATACTACGACGTGGATAGTACGAAGGTACAGCGCATTATCGGAGGGCTGACGATTGCAGAGTATGAAGGATCGCCGCGGAGGTTCGGCCCCATAGACCGGAATGATGTGAGTCCGCATGGTGGTGCTGCAACAGGGAGGACATCCGCGATGCCGAAACCTGGATTTCCTAAG CGTGTCATCTCCCCGTGCCCATCGGAAACGCCCCCGGAACAATCCAGCGAGTCCCACCCGGAATTGATCAATCTCAATGATGACAACGAGTACGGCGGCGAAGACCCCGCCAGCGGCCGGAACACTACCGACAGTAAGTTCAACCTATCCTATGCGGACTATTTCGCCACTAACAATGACCTGGACGAGGGAGACCGAGGTAACCAGACTCCGACCAACCTGCTACTAACCAGTACCGATGCTGCCGATGACAATGATGGTGGTGCGGTCGATGACTACTTCTTCGCTTACGCTACTACAACTACTACTAACCGGAATGCTCAAAGTAACGCCTACGTCGGTCAACGATTGGCTACCAAACAGCGTCGGCGGGAGTGGGAAGCCGATCCATCCTCTCCGAGTCGTGACGACGAGAATCAGGACGATCAAGACCGGAACGCTACCATTGGTGCTCATCTTAGTAACAACTACCCGTACTATCAAAAGTACAGTAACACTCATTATCGTTATGGTGTCGCCAGCGTGCAACAAACCGAACTTCACAATCAACAACGTTACTATCATTCTCATCAAGGTCATTATCAAGGTTACGGGTCAGtcagtggtggtggtggtgatggtAGGGGTGGGGAAGCACAGGACATTGAACTGTACATTGAGCCTGGCAGCGGTGTCGAGTCCGAATTGGACCAACAACATCAGCAGCAACATCAACATCCACTGGACGACAGCAAGTTAAGGAATTTCACTCTTTCGCCGGAAACGACCGACTATGACTCAAACTGTGGTGATCTGGATTCGGAGGTGTCTTTGCGATACATTGGCAATGAATACG GACTTTCGGGCGATTTGAATGGTCTGTCCGGTCACGTGGGAAGCGGAGGTAATGGTGACTCGGGAACCGATTACGGTCGTCTGTACAGCAGTATGCCAATCCTGGAGGATGGACTGTCCAGTGGGCATGCTTCCGATACCGAGAACAATCTACCTCCTCCCGGATCGGGGATATCGATCGTGATGGACCAACAGTCAGTAAACGTTGGAGCCGACAGCGAACAGGATACAGGTAACTTGCGCATATCTTCCAGCCAATTGGTTGCGACGGACGTGGATCAGTGTGACCAGGTCCAGGAGCTCGATTCGTGTGACGAAGTGCAGGAAGCAATCAAGGATATCAAAGCGGCACTACAAAAGACCAAAATACTGCCTTCCATCGAGGGAACCTCGGTGCTAGTTCCCGATCAGGAGGGAACGAGTTCGATTTCTCCCGTTTGGGTTCCgag GTCCTACGATAAATCACGAGAAAGTTTAGACTCCGACCAACCAGCAAAGTTACTTAGTGCCGACGAAGAGGAAGCTGATACCGATCTGGAAACAGATCGTCTACTAGGACAGCAGCGACTCGATGAGCATGGATTCGTAGACGAAAAG GATCCCGATAAAAAGAGCAAATGCAAAACTAAAGAGG TTCTGATCGAGGGCGTCCTCTTCCGCGCACGCTACCTCGGTTCCACCCAGCTGGTCTGCGAAGGTCAACCGACGAAGTCGACACGCATGATGCAAGCGGAGGAAGCTGTCTCGAGGATCAAG GCACCCGAGGGTGAAACGCAACCCAGCACGGAAGTGGATCTGTTCATCTCAACCGAAAAGATCATGGTGCTCAACACCGACCTGAAAGAGATCATGATGGATCACGCCCTGCGGACGATCTCCTACATCGCAGACATTGGCGATCTCGTTGTGCTGATGGCTCGAAGACGCTTCGTACCGCAAGACACCGGTGATCCCGGAGGTGATCCGGCTGCTCCACTGACAACTGGCCAGCAGCAGGTCACGATCAATAGTAGTAGTAATAGTAATGCAGACgcaggtggtggtggtggtggtggtggtggtagtAGTCCACCACCGAAGAAACCTATTTCGCGAGGTAACCGGACGCCGAAGATGATCTGCCACGTGTTCGAAAGTGACGAGGCTCAGTTTATCGCGCAATCCATCGGACAGGCATTCCAGGTGGCCTACATGGAGTTCCTGAAGGCGAATGGAATTGAGGATCACAGTTTCATGAAGGAAATGGACTACCAGGAGGTGCTCAATAGTCAGGAGATTTTTGGAGATGAGCTGGAGATTTTCGCAAAGAAAGAACTCCAGAAAGAGGTTGTAGTGCCGAAGGCGAAGGGTGAGATTCTAGGGGTTGTGATCGTGGAATCCGGTTGGGGATCGATGCTACCGACGGTTGTGATTGCCAATTTGGCTTCGACTGGAGCGGCTGCCCGGTGCGGGCAGCTGAATATCGGCGATCAGATCATAGCGATCAATGGACTGAGCTTGGTGGGGTTACCGCTGTCGACCTGCCAGGGTTACATCAAGAATACCAAAACACAGACGGCGGTTAAGTTCACGGTGGTACCTTGCGCTCCGGTGGTAGAAGTGAGGATCAAGCGACCTAACACGAAGTACCAACTCGGGTTTAGCGTGCAGAATGGAGTG ATCTGCAGTTTACTGCGTGGTGGGATCGCAGAACGAGGAGGTGTTCGGGTTGGCCATCGAATAATCGAGATAAACAGTCAGAGTGTGGTGGCGGTACCTCATGAGAAGATCGTCAATCTACTTGCGACTTCGGTAGGCGAG ATCCACATGAAAACCATGCCTACTTCGATGTTCCGCCTGCTGACCGGACAGGAGAATCCAATCTACATCTAA
- the LOC131695623 gene encoding uncharacterized protein LOC131695623 isoform X2, whose amino-acid sequence MSYANGTQLKSSSATTAGSGGTTNGTGGSGPPRHPPPPGRPQNYTIYSKDSDRLLWEMRAINHRTPNTTPASTVLNSPDLTDLDTKMRYQHSTLMQHHQIKVGRSPVGSGGNNDSNNSTNPSSPTQIGGPGGAVLLGGHQSGRQQQFSSFSMLSDGDIVVFDDIESGGGWRMSSSRDILGSSPVPSESEEGCGDGGGREDENEKKYYDVDSTKVQRIIGGLTIAEYEGSPRRFGPIDRNDVSPHGGAATGRTSAMPKPGFPKRVISPCPSETPPEQSSESHPELINLNDDNEYGGEDPASGRNTTDSKFNLSYADYFATNNDLDEGDRGNQTPTNLLLTSTDAADDNDGGAVDDYFFAYATTTTTNRNAQSNAYVGQRLATKQRRREWEADPSSPSRDDENQDDQDRNATIGAHLSNNYPYYQKYSNTHYRYGVASVQQTELHNQQRYYHSHQGHYQGYGSVSGGGGDGRGGEAQDIELYIEPGSGVESELDQQHQQQHQHPLDDSKLRNFTLSPETTDYDSNCGDLDSEVSLRYIGNEYGLSGDLNGLSGHVGSGGNGDSGTDYGRLYSSMPILEDGLSSGHASDTENNLPPPGSGISIVMDQQSVNVGADSEQDTGNLRISSSQLVATDVDQCDQVQELDSCDEVQEAIKDIKAALQKTKILPSIEGTSVLVPDQEGTSSISPVWVPRSYDKSRESLDSDQPAKLLSADEEEADTDLETDRLLGQQRLDEHGFVDEKSWTERPKIRSVRSPAVPLISKNHTAIRAGLGTQLSAESPVNNVGITNLYGNGGCVKLSPSDGDELKQLATVIADSSPEHKSDPDKKSKCKTKEGLLDPTVLIEGVLFRARYLGSTQLVCEGQPTKSTRMMQAEEAVSRIKAPEGETQPSTEVDLFISTEKIMVLNTDLKEIMMDHALRTISYIADIGDLVVLMARRRFVPQDTGDPGGDPAAPLTTGQQQVTINSSSNSNADAGGGGGGGGGSSPPPKKPISRGNRTPKMICHVFESDEAQFIAQSIGQAFQVAYMEFLKANGIEDHSFMKEMDYQEVLNSQEIFGDELEIFAKKELQKEVVVPKAKGEILGVVIVESGWGSMLPTVVIANLASTGAAARCGQLNIGDQIIAINGLSLVGLPLSTCQGYIKNTKTQTAVKFTVVPCAPVVEVRIKRPNTKYQLGFSVQNGVICSLLRGGIAERGGVRVGHRIIEINSQSVVAVPHEKIVNLLATSVGEIHMKTMPTSMFRLLTGQENPIYI is encoded by the exons ATGTCCTACGCAAACGGTACCCAGCTCAAGTCATCCTCCGCTACCACAGCGGGTAGTGGAGGGACAACCAATGGCACCGGTGGCTCTGGACCACCTCGTCATCCCCCGCCACCAGGACGTCCCCAAAACTACACCATCTACAGTAAAGATTCCGATCGGCTACTCTGGGAAATGCGAGCGATCAATCACCGAACGCCAAACACAACCCCTGCCAGTACCGTGCTCAATTCACCGGATCTTACAGATCTGGACACGAAAATGCGCTACCAGCACAGTACCCTGATGCAGCACCATCAGATTAAGGTCGGTCGCAGCCCGGTTGGTTCCGGTGGAAACAATGACAGCAACAACTCTACCAATCCATCAAGTCCGACACAGATCGGCGGTCCTGGAGGAGCCGTGCTGTTGGGGGGACACCAAAGCGGTCGGCAGCAACAGTTCTCTTCGTTTTCTATGCTGTCCGACGGAGATATTGTTGTGTTCGATGATATCGAATCGGGTGGTGGTTGGAGAATGAGTAGCAGTCGGGATATTCTGGGGAGCTCTCCGGTTCCTTCCGAGAGTGAGGAAGGTTGCGGTGATGGTGGTGGAAGAGAAGACGAAAATGAGAAGAAATACTACGACGTGGATAGTACGAAGGTACAGCGCATTATCGGAGGGCTGACGATTGCAGAGTATGAAGGATCGCCGCGGAGGTTCGGCCCCATAGACCGGAATGATGTGAGTCCGCATGGTGGTGCTGCAACAGGGAGGACATCCGCGATGCCGAAACCTGGATTTCCTAAG CGTGTCATCTCCCCGTGCCCATCGGAAACGCCCCCGGAACAATCCAGCGAGTCCCACCCGGAATTGATCAATCTCAATGATGACAACGAGTACGGCGGCGAAGACCCCGCCAGCGGCCGGAACACTACCGACAGTAAGTTCAACCTATCCTATGCGGACTATTTCGCCACTAACAATGACCTGGACGAGGGAGACCGAGGTAACCAGACTCCGACCAACCTGCTACTAACCAGTACCGATGCTGCCGATGACAATGATGGTGGTGCGGTCGATGACTACTTCTTCGCTTACGCTACTACAACTACTACTAACCGGAATGCTCAAAGTAACGCCTACGTCGGTCAACGATTGGCTACCAAACAGCGTCGGCGGGAGTGGGAAGCCGATCCATCCTCTCCGAGTCGTGACGACGAGAATCAGGACGATCAAGACCGGAACGCTACCATTGGTGCTCATCTTAGTAACAACTACCCGTACTATCAAAAGTACAGTAACACTCATTATCGTTATGGTGTCGCCAGCGTGCAACAAACCGAACTTCACAATCAACAACGTTACTATCATTCTCATCAAGGTCATTATCAAGGTTACGGGTCAGtcagtggtggtggtggtgatggtAGGGGTGGGGAAGCACAGGACATTGAACTGTACATTGAGCCTGGCAGCGGTGTCGAGTCCGAATTGGACCAACAACATCAGCAGCAACATCAACATCCACTGGACGACAGCAAGTTAAGGAATTTCACTCTTTCGCCGGAAACGACCGACTATGACTCAAACTGTGGTGATCTGGATTCGGAGGTGTCTTTGCGATACATTGGCAATGAATACG GACTTTCGGGCGATTTGAATGGTCTGTCCGGTCACGTGGGAAGCGGAGGTAATGGTGACTCGGGAACCGATTACGGTCGTCTGTACAGCAGTATGCCAATCCTGGAGGATGGACTGTCCAGTGGGCATGCTTCCGATACCGAGAACAATCTACCTCCTCCCGGATCGGGGATATCGATCGTGATGGACCAACAGTCAGTAAACGTTGGAGCCGACAGCGAACAGGATACAGGTAACTTGCGCATATCTTCCAGCCAATTGGTTGCGACGGACGTGGATCAGTGTGACCAGGTCCAGGAGCTCGATTCGTGTGACGAAGTGCAGGAAGCAATCAAGGATATCAAAGCGGCACTACAAAAGACCAAAATACTGCCTTCCATCGAGGGAACCTCGGTGCTAGTTCCCGATCAGGAGGGAACGAGTTCGATTTCTCCCGTTTGGGTTCCgag GTCCTACGATAAATCACGAGAAAGTTTAGACTCCGACCAACCAGCAAAGTTACTTAGTGCCGACGAAGAGGAAGCTGATACCGATCTGGAAACAGATCGTCTACTAGGACAGCAGCGACTCGATGAGCATGGATTCGTAGACGAAAAG AGTTGGACCGAACGACCAAAGATTCGCTCCGTCCGGTCACCCGCGGTACCACTGATCAGCAAAAATCATACAGCAATCCGAGCTGGTCTTGGGACGCAACTGTCGGCAGAATCACCGGTGAACAACGTAGGCATCACGAACCTGTACGGTAACGGTGGATGTGTGAAACTGTCACCGTCCGACGGTGATGAGCTGAAGCAGCTTGCGACGGTGATCGCCGACAGCAGTCCGGAGCATAAAAGT GATCCCGATAAAAAGAGCAAATGCAAAACTAAAGAGG GTCTACTGGACCCAACAGTTCTGATCGAGGGCGTCCTCTTCCGCGCACGCTACCTCGGTTCCACCCAGCTGGTCTGCGAAGGTCAACCGACGAAGTCGACACGCATGATGCAAGCGGAGGAAGCTGTCTCGAGGATCAAG GCACCCGAGGGTGAAACGCAACCCAGCACGGAAGTGGATCTGTTCATCTCAACCGAAAAGATCATGGTGCTCAACACCGACCTGAAAGAGATCATGATGGATCACGCCCTGCGGACGATCTCCTACATCGCAGACATTGGCGATCTCGTTGTGCTGATGGCTCGAAGACGCTTCGTACCGCAAGACACCGGTGATCCCGGAGGTGATCCGGCTGCTCCACTGACAACTGGCCAGCAGCAGGTCACGATCAATAGTAGTAGTAATAGTAATGCAGACgcaggtggtggtggtggtggtggtggtggtagtAGTCCACCACCGAAGAAACCTATTTCGCGAGGTAACCGGACGCCGAAGATGATCTGCCACGTGTTCGAAAGTGACGAGGCTCAGTTTATCGCGCAATCCATCGGACAGGCATTCCAGGTGGCCTACATGGAGTTCCTGAAGGCGAATGGAATTGAGGATCACAGTTTCATGAAGGAAATGGACTACCAGGAGGTGCTCAATAGTCAGGAGATTTTTGGAGATGAGCTGGAGATTTTCGCAAAGAAAGAACTCCAGAAAGAGGTTGTAGTGCCGAAGGCGAAGGGTGAGATTCTAGGGGTTGTGATCGTGGAATCCGGTTGGGGATCGATGCTACCGACGGTTGTGATTGCCAATTTGGCTTCGACTGGAGCGGCTGCCCGGTGCGGGCAGCTGAATATCGGCGATCAGATCATAGCGATCAATGGACTGAGCTTGGTGGGGTTACCGCTGTCGACCTGCCAGGGTTACATCAAGAATACCAAAACACAGACGGCGGTTAAGTTCACGGTGGTACCTTGCGCTCCGGTGGTAGAAGTGAGGATCAAGCGACCTAACACGAAGTACCAACTCGGGTTTAGCGTGCAGAATGGAGTG ATCTGCAGTTTACTGCGTGGTGGGATCGCAGAACGAGGAGGTGTTCGGGTTGGCCATCGAATAATCGAGATAAACAGTCAGAGTGTGGTGGCGGTACCTCATGAGAAGATCGTCAATCTACTTGCGACTTCGGTAGGCGAG ATCCACATGAAAACCATGCCTACTTCGATGTTCCGCCTGCTGACCGGACAGGAGAATCCAATCTACATCTAA
- the LOC131695623 gene encoding amyloid-beta A4 precursor protein-binding family A member 2-like isoform X4 — MSYANGTQLKSSSATTAGSGGTTNGTGGSGPPRHPPPPGRPQNYTIYSKDSDRLLWEMRAINHRTPNTTPASTVLNSPDLTDLDTKMRYQHSTLMQHHQIKVGRSPVGSGGNNDSNNSTNPSSPTQIGGPGGAVLLGGHQSGRQQQFSSFSMLSDGDIVVFDDIESGGGWRMSSSRDILGSSPVPSESEEGCGDGGGREDENEKKYYDVDSTKVQRIIGGLTIAEYEGSPRRFGPIDRNDVSPHGGAATGRTSAMPKPGFPKRVISPCPSETPPEQSSESHPELINLNDDNEYGGEDPASGRNTTDSKFNLSYADYFATNNDLDEGDRGNQTPTNLLLTSTDAADDNDGGAVDDYFFAYATTTTTNRNAQSNAYVGQRLATKQRRREWEADPSSPSRDDENQDDQDRNATIGAHLSNNYPYYQKYSNTHYRYGVASVQQTELHNQQRYYHSHQGHYQGYGSVSGGGGDGRGGEAQDIELYIEPGSGVESELDQQHQQQHQHPLDDSKLRNFTLSPETTDYDSNCGDLDSEVSLRYIGNEYGLSGDLNGLSGHVGSGGNGDSGTDYGRLYSSMPILEDGLSSGHASDTENNLPPPGSGISIVMDQQSVNVGADSEQDTGNLRISSSQLVATDVDQCDQVQELDSCDEVQEAIKDIKAALQKTKILPSIEGTSVLVPDQEGTSSISPVWVPRSYDKSRESLDSDQPAKLLSADEEEADTDLETDRLLGQQRLDEHGFVDEKDPDKKSKCKTKEGLLDPTVLIEGVLFRARYLGSTQLVCEGQPTKSTRMMQAEEAVSRIKAPEGETQPSTEVDLFISTEKIMVLNTDLKEIMMDHALRTISYIADIGDLVVLMARRRFVPQDTGDPGGDPAAPLTTGQQQVTINSSSNSNADAGGGGGGGGGSSPPPKKPISRGNRTPKMICHVFESDEAQFIAQSIGQAFQVAYMEFLKANGIEDHSFMKEMDYQEVLNSQEIFGDELEIFAKKELQKEVVVPKAKGEILGVVIVESGWGSMLPTVVIANLASTGAAARCGQLNIGDQIIAINGLSLVGLPLSTCQGYIKNTKTQTAVKFTVVPCAPVVEVRIKRPNTKYQLGFSVQNGVICSLLRGGIAERGGVRVGHRIIEINSQSVVAVPHEKIVNLLATSVGEIHMKTMPTSMFRLLTGQENPIYI, encoded by the exons ATGTCCTACGCAAACGGTACCCAGCTCAAGTCATCCTCCGCTACCACAGCGGGTAGTGGAGGGACAACCAATGGCACCGGTGGCTCTGGACCACCTCGTCATCCCCCGCCACCAGGACGTCCCCAAAACTACACCATCTACAGTAAAGATTCCGATCGGCTACTCTGGGAAATGCGAGCGATCAATCACCGAACGCCAAACACAACCCCTGCCAGTACCGTGCTCAATTCACCGGATCTTACAGATCTGGACACGAAAATGCGCTACCAGCACAGTACCCTGATGCAGCACCATCAGATTAAGGTCGGTCGCAGCCCGGTTGGTTCCGGTGGAAACAATGACAGCAACAACTCTACCAATCCATCAAGTCCGACACAGATCGGCGGTCCTGGAGGAGCCGTGCTGTTGGGGGGACACCAAAGCGGTCGGCAGCAACAGTTCTCTTCGTTTTCTATGCTGTCCGACGGAGATATTGTTGTGTTCGATGATATCGAATCGGGTGGTGGTTGGAGAATGAGTAGCAGTCGGGATATTCTGGGGAGCTCTCCGGTTCCTTCCGAGAGTGAGGAAGGTTGCGGTGATGGTGGTGGAAGAGAAGACGAAAATGAGAAGAAATACTACGACGTGGATAGTACGAAGGTACAGCGCATTATCGGAGGGCTGACGATTGCAGAGTATGAAGGATCGCCGCGGAGGTTCGGCCCCATAGACCGGAATGATGTGAGTCCGCATGGTGGTGCTGCAACAGGGAGGACATCCGCGATGCCGAAACCTGGATTTCCTAAG CGTGTCATCTCCCCGTGCCCATCGGAAACGCCCCCGGAACAATCCAGCGAGTCCCACCCGGAATTGATCAATCTCAATGATGACAACGAGTACGGCGGCGAAGACCCCGCCAGCGGCCGGAACACTACCGACAGTAAGTTCAACCTATCCTATGCGGACTATTTCGCCACTAACAATGACCTGGACGAGGGAGACCGAGGTAACCAGACTCCGACCAACCTGCTACTAACCAGTACCGATGCTGCCGATGACAATGATGGTGGTGCGGTCGATGACTACTTCTTCGCTTACGCTACTACAACTACTACTAACCGGAATGCTCAAAGTAACGCCTACGTCGGTCAACGATTGGCTACCAAACAGCGTCGGCGGGAGTGGGAAGCCGATCCATCCTCTCCGAGTCGTGACGACGAGAATCAGGACGATCAAGACCGGAACGCTACCATTGGTGCTCATCTTAGTAACAACTACCCGTACTATCAAAAGTACAGTAACACTCATTATCGTTATGGTGTCGCCAGCGTGCAACAAACCGAACTTCACAATCAACAACGTTACTATCATTCTCATCAAGGTCATTATCAAGGTTACGGGTCAGtcagtggtggtggtggtgatggtAGGGGTGGGGAAGCACAGGACATTGAACTGTACATTGAGCCTGGCAGCGGTGTCGAGTCCGAATTGGACCAACAACATCAGCAGCAACATCAACATCCACTGGACGACAGCAAGTTAAGGAATTTCACTCTTTCGCCGGAAACGACCGACTATGACTCAAACTGTGGTGATCTGGATTCGGAGGTGTCTTTGCGATACATTGGCAATGAATACG GACTTTCGGGCGATTTGAATGGTCTGTCCGGTCACGTGGGAAGCGGAGGTAATGGTGACTCGGGAACCGATTACGGTCGTCTGTACAGCAGTATGCCAATCCTGGAGGATGGACTGTCCAGTGGGCATGCTTCCGATACCGAGAACAATCTACCTCCTCCCGGATCGGGGATATCGATCGTGATGGACCAACAGTCAGTAAACGTTGGAGCCGACAGCGAACAGGATACAGGTAACTTGCGCATATCTTCCAGCCAATTGGTTGCGACGGACGTGGATCAGTGTGACCAGGTCCAGGAGCTCGATTCGTGTGACGAAGTGCAGGAAGCAATCAAGGATATCAAAGCGGCACTACAAAAGACCAAAATACTGCCTTCCATCGAGGGAACCTCGGTGCTAGTTCCCGATCAGGAGGGAACGAGTTCGATTTCTCCCGTTTGGGTTCCgag GTCCTACGATAAATCACGAGAAAGTTTAGACTCCGACCAACCAGCAAAGTTACTTAGTGCCGACGAAGAGGAAGCTGATACCGATCTGGAAACAGATCGTCTACTAGGACAGCAGCGACTCGATGAGCATGGATTCGTAGACGAAAAG GATCCCGATAAAAAGAGCAAATGCAAAACTAAAGAGG GTCTACTGGACCCAACAGTTCTGATCGAGGGCGTCCTCTTCCGCGCACGCTACCTCGGTTCCACCCAGCTGGTCTGCGAAGGTCAACCGACGAAGTCGACACGCATGATGCAAGCGGAGGAAGCTGTCTCGAGGATCAAG GCACCCGAGGGTGAAACGCAACCCAGCACGGAAGTGGATCTGTTCATCTCAACCGAAAAGATCATGGTGCTCAACACCGACCTGAAAGAGATCATGATGGATCACGCCCTGCGGACGATCTCCTACATCGCAGACATTGGCGATCTCGTTGTGCTGATGGCTCGAAGACGCTTCGTACCGCAAGACACCGGTGATCCCGGAGGTGATCCGGCTGCTCCACTGACAACTGGCCAGCAGCAGGTCACGATCAATAGTAGTAGTAATAGTAATGCAGACgcaggtggtggtggtggtggtggtggtggtagtAGTCCACCACCGAAGAAACCTATTTCGCGAGGTAACCGGACGCCGAAGATGATCTGCCACGTGTTCGAAAGTGACGAGGCTCAGTTTATCGCGCAATCCATCGGACAGGCATTCCAGGTGGCCTACATGGAGTTCCTGAAGGCGAATGGAATTGAGGATCACAGTTTCATGAAGGAAATGGACTACCAGGAGGTGCTCAATAGTCAGGAGATTTTTGGAGATGAGCTGGAGATTTTCGCAAAGAAAGAACTCCAGAAAGAGGTTGTAGTGCCGAAGGCGAAGGGTGAGATTCTAGGGGTTGTGATCGTGGAATCCGGTTGGGGATCGATGCTACCGACGGTTGTGATTGCCAATTTGGCTTCGACTGGAGCGGCTGCCCGGTGCGGGCAGCTGAATATCGGCGATCAGATCATAGCGATCAATGGACTGAGCTTGGTGGGGTTACCGCTGTCGACCTGCCAGGGTTACATCAAGAATACCAAAACACAGACGGCGGTTAAGTTCACGGTGGTACCTTGCGCTCCGGTGGTAGAAGTGAGGATCAAGCGACCTAACACGAAGTACCAACTCGGGTTTAGCGTGCAGAATGGAGTG ATCTGCAGTTTACTGCGTGGTGGGATCGCAGAACGAGGAGGTGTTCGGGTTGGCCATCGAATAATCGAGATAAACAGTCAGAGTGTGGTGGCGGTACCTCATGAGAAGATCGTCAATCTACTTGCGACTTCGGTAGGCGAG ATCCACATGAAAACCATGCCTACTTCGATGTTCCGCCTGCTGACCGGACAGGAGAATCCAATCTACATCTAA